A genome region from Streptomyces antimycoticus includes the following:
- a CDS encoding glycosyltransferase family 2 protein, translating into MPSPSRPRVSVIIPAYNALPELTRAVTSAMDQTLGPDRVEIIAVDDGSTDGTGEELERLARTCSALRVIHQENSGCAGIPRNTGLDHARGDFVFFLDSDDYLGPDALRRMVAMADAHGTDIVLGKIASVGGRAVPRAVFQHNQPRTDVFSSHAYLTLGPWKLFRRSLIERLHLRFPPYRNCEDKPFTAAAYLNASGISVVADYDCYYVRYRENRNNLTLTAADLAHRMDGTRLCFETVARYLEPGPRRDQIMRRHVEWELCGPLRALLPRESEQEARERFFPEFRHWARTWVSDALFQRLDAPDRLLIQLLRADRFEEVMTVARNAGRDGRRGHLVEKGRVYWLHPFFRDHAAAVPDVCFDVTDRLPVQHYLEAASWHGGALRLAGHAYIEDIDALDPATEIVLRKYRADRPEVRLPTTPCLSANPLPGEGRRYEMAGFIAEIDPATADGGAPLERGLWNIYLDVRAQGVSRTVRFGNRREGGEVTHPSRRRVTTSQGAEVVVPYYTPYGNLSLDVGEVAHPLDPPCQVLRTLWRTRSTLLVGGRLTEEAARDGGTLLLRAEGGTGTVHELPVCCEPGGSSSVFTARLPVGRLGTGRWTLTLIMDGPGEDAPRRAVAVPYFDRLAATRWLRFGCRPYYAKPVALGPARALGLEVAPIKVATGVRRRLRG; encoded by the coding sequence ATGCCCTCTCCATCCCGACCTCGTGTCAGTGTGATCATCCCCGCCTACAACGCCCTGCCGGAGCTGACCCGCGCCGTCACCTCCGCGATGGACCAGACCCTGGGCCCGGACCGGGTCGAGATCATCGCGGTGGACGACGGTTCGACCGACGGCACCGGCGAGGAGCTGGAGCGGCTCGCCCGCACCTGCTCCGCGCTGCGCGTCATCCACCAGGAGAACTCCGGCTGCGCGGGCATACCCCGCAACACCGGACTGGACCACGCCCGGGGCGACTTCGTCTTCTTCCTCGACTCCGACGACTACCTGGGGCCGGACGCGCTGCGCCGTATGGTCGCCATGGCCGACGCCCACGGCACCGACATCGTGCTGGGCAAGATCGCGTCCGTGGGCGGACGGGCCGTGCCCCGGGCGGTCTTCCAGCACAACCAGCCCCGTACCGACGTCTTCTCCTCCCACGCCTATCTGACCCTGGGCCCGTGGAAGCTGTTCCGGCGCTCCCTCATCGAGCGGCTGCACCTGCGCTTCCCGCCCTACCGCAACTGCGAGGACAAGCCGTTCACCGCGGCCGCCTACCTCAACGCCTCCGGCATCTCGGTGGTCGCCGACTACGACTGCTACTACGTCCGCTACCGCGAGAACCGCAACAACCTCACCCTCACCGCCGCCGATCTCGCCCACCGCATGGACGGCACCCGGCTGTGCTTCGAGACCGTGGCCCGCTATCTGGAACCGGGCCCGCGCCGGGACCAGATCATGCGCCGCCATGTGGAGTGGGAGCTGTGCGGTCCGCTGCGTGCCCTGCTGCCCCGCGAGAGCGAACAGGAGGCGCGGGAGCGGTTCTTCCCGGAGTTCCGGCACTGGGCGAGGACCTGGGTGAGCGACGCCCTCTTCCAGCGGCTCGACGCCCCCGACCGGCTGCTGATCCAGCTGCTGCGCGCCGACCGCTTCGAGGAGGTGATGACCGTGGCCCGGAACGCGGGGCGGGACGGGCGGCGCGGCCATCTCGTCGAAAAGGGCCGGGTCTACTGGCTCCATCCGTTCTTCCGCGACCATGCCGCCGCCGTTCCCGACGTCTGCTTCGACGTCACCGACCGGCTGCCGGTCCAGCACTACCTGGAGGCGGCGAGCTGGCACGGAGGGGCGCTGCGGCTGGCCGGCCACGCCTATATCGAGGACATCGACGCCCTGGACCCGGCCACCGAGATCGTGCTGCGCAAGTACCGGGCGGACCGCCCCGAGGTCCGGCTGCCCACCACGCCGTGCCTCTCCGCCAACCCGCTGCCGGGGGAGGGACGGCGGTACGAGATGGCGGGCTTCATTGCCGAGATCGACCCGGCCACCGCCGACGGCGGGGCCCCGCTGGAGCGCGGGCTGTGGAACATCTACCTCGATGTCCGCGCCCAAGGCGTCAGCCGTACGGTGCGGTTCGGCAACCGCCGCGAGGGCGGCGAGGTCACCCATCCGTCCCGGCGCCGCGTCACCACGTCCCAGGGGGCGGAGGTGGTGGTGCCGTACTACACCCCGTACGGCAATCTCTCGCTCGACGTCGGCGAGGTCGCCCATCCCCTCGACCCGCCCTGCCAGGTGCTCCGGACCCTCTGGCGCACCCGGAGCACCCTGCTGGTCGGCGGACGGCTGACCGAGGAGGCCGCGCGGGACGGCGGGACACTGCTGCTGCGCGCCGAGGGCGGGACGGGCACGGTGCACGAACTGCCGGTGTGCTGTGAGCCCGGCGGCTCCTCGTCCGTCTTCACCGCCCGGCTGCCGGTCGGCAGGCTGGGCACGGGCCGCTGGACGCTGACGCTGATCATGGACGGACCCGGCGAGGACGCGCCGCGCCGCGCCGTGGCCGTGCCGTACTTCGACCGGCTGGCCGCGACCCGCTGGCTCCGCTTCGGCTGCCGTCCGTACTACGCCAAGCCGGTGGCGCTGGGCCCGGCCCGGGCCCTCGGCCTGGAGGTGGCTCCGATCAAGGTCGCCACGGGGGTGCGGCGGCGGCTGCGGGGGTGA
- a CDS encoding bifunctional glycosyltransferase/CDP-glycerol:glycerophosphate glycerophosphotransferase, whose product MPRFTIVIAAYRVQGYLSACLDSVLSQSCQDVEVVAVDDCSPDHCGAIIDAYAARDSRVVPVHQRVNSGPGQARNAGVERARGDYLLFLDGDDTLAPGTLQGLADRLALTHDPDILYFNHVRTYWSERRAPSLFGDLLASAGTDVFSIVERPEFLRLFAMSSNRVYHRDFYTRHGFAFSDGIYEDALLSYKTMLTARRIACVDLVGLEYRQRRVGASTASPGEKHFVIFQQYARLFDFLDEHPRLDHLRPLLFERAISHFLFCLDRTSRVSTADRPRFFGRAAAWYRRRLPAGFTPPVEGRWRFEALASGSFLRYRERELGVRAAAGARKLRRTVRPPLAARAKRGLYRLHRQRPVDPQLAVYSAYWGRGVLCNPGAIYYKARELAPEIHGVWAVKKSEIESLPEGVDFVVTGTRDFYRTVARAKYLINNVNFPNEVVKRPGTVHLQTFHGTPLKCMGLDQQHYPAAAGGMSFGNLLKRIDRWDVALSSNPHSSQIWERVYPAAYRLLEYGYPRNDVFFTASEEDIRRIRGELGIPAGNTALLYAPTLRDYQKGFTPRLDLERLSRELGPQITLLVRAHYSYRPQDHLSRLQEAGLVIDVSHHPSAEQLCLAANALITDYSSMMFDYALLDRPIVIYADDWDIYRSSRGVYFDLLSGSPGETPGAVARTGRELVEVFREGRWCDADATALRTAFRARFCPFDDGHAAERVVRTLMLGQDDTALPLAPAPRTRPLPAGGDSAPAGPRGGVLTAE is encoded by the coding sequence ATGCCCCGCTTCACCATCGTCATCGCCGCCTATCGCGTCCAGGGCTATCTGAGCGCCTGCCTGGATTCCGTGCTGAGCCAGTCATGTCAGGACGTGGAGGTGGTCGCCGTCGACGACTGCTCACCGGACCACTGCGGCGCGATCATCGACGCGTACGCGGCACGCGACAGCCGGGTCGTGCCCGTGCACCAGCGGGTCAACTCCGGGCCGGGCCAGGCCCGTAACGCCGGTGTCGAGCGGGCCCGCGGGGACTATCTGCTCTTCCTGGACGGGGACGACACCCTCGCCCCGGGCACCCTCCAGGGCCTCGCCGACCGGCTGGCCCTCACCCATGACCCGGACATCCTCTACTTCAACCATGTGCGCACCTACTGGTCGGAGCGGAGGGCCCCCAGCCTCTTCGGGGATCTGCTGGCCTCGGCGGGCACCGATGTCTTCTCCATCGTCGAACGCCCGGAATTCCTGCGGCTGTTCGCGATGTCGTCCAACCGCGTCTACCACCGGGATTTCTACACCCGCCATGGCTTCGCGTTCAGCGATGGCATCTACGAGGACGCCCTGCTCTCGTACAAGACGATGCTCACCGCGCGGCGAATAGCGTGTGTCGATCTGGTGGGCCTGGAATACCGGCAGCGGCGGGTCGGGGCCAGTACGGCAAGCCCCGGGGAGAAGCACTTCGTCATCTTCCAGCAGTACGCCCGGCTCTTCGACTTCCTCGACGAGCATCCGCGTCTGGACCATTTGCGCCCGCTGCTCTTCGAACGGGCCATCTCGCATTTCCTGTTCTGCCTGGACCGGACGTCCCGGGTGTCGACGGCGGACCGGCCGCGCTTCTTCGGACGGGCCGCCGCGTGGTATCGCCGCCGTCTGCCCGCCGGGTTCACCCCGCCGGTCGAGGGCCGCTGGCGCTTCGAGGCGCTGGCGTCCGGCTCCTTCCTCCGCTACCGGGAGCGGGAACTGGGCGTACGGGCGGCCGCCGGGGCCCGCAAGCTGCGCCGGACCGTCCGGCCGCCCCTGGCCGCACGCGCCAAGCGGGGCCTGTACCGGCTGCACCGACAGCGGCCGGTCGACCCCCAGCTGGCCGTCTACTCCGCGTACTGGGGCCGTGGGGTGCTGTGCAATCCGGGGGCGATCTACTACAAGGCGCGGGAGCTGGCACCGGAGATCCACGGGGTGTGGGCGGTCAAGAAGTCGGAGATCGAGTCCCTCCCGGAAGGCGTCGACTTTGTCGTCACCGGCACCCGTGACTTCTATCGCACCGTGGCCCGCGCGAAATACCTCATCAACAACGTCAACTTCCCCAATGAGGTGGTGAAACGGCCGGGCACGGTGCATCTGCAGACCTTCCATGGCACTCCGCTCAAATGCATGGGGCTGGATCAGCAGCACTATCCGGCCGCCGCGGGCGGCATGAGTTTCGGCAATCTGCTCAAGCGCATCGACCGCTGGGACGTCGCCCTCTCCTCCAATCCGCACTCCAGCCAGATCTGGGAGCGGGTCTACCCCGCCGCGTACCGGCTGCTGGAATACGGATATCCGCGCAACGACGTCTTCTTCACGGCGTCGGAGGAGGACATCCGGCGGATCCGCGGGGAGTTGGGCATCCCGGCCGGGAACACCGCCCTCCTCTACGCCCCCACCCTCCGCGACTACCAGAAGGGGTTCACCCCCCGGCTGGACCTGGAGCGGCTCAGCCGCGAACTCGGCCCGCAGATCACGCTGCTGGTGCGCGCCCACTACTCCTACCGGCCGCAGGACCACCTCTCCCGGCTCCAGGAGGCCGGGCTGGTGATCGACGTCTCCCACCACCCGTCGGCGGAGCAACTGTGCCTGGCGGCCAACGCGCTGATCACCGACTACTCGTCGATGATGTTCGACTACGCGCTCCTGGACCGCCCCATCGTCATCTACGCCGACGACTGGGACATCTACCGGTCCTCCCGCGGGGTCTACTTCGACCTCCTCTCGGGATCCCCCGGCGAGACCCCGGGAGCCGTCGCCCGCACCGGGCGGGAGCTGGTCGAGGTCTTCCGCGAGGGCCGCTGGTGCGACGCGGACGCGACCGCGCTGCGCACCGCCTTCCGGGCCCGCTTCTGCCCGTTCGACGACGGCCACGCGGCCGAACGGGTGGTACGGACCCTGATGCTGGGCCAGGACGACACGGCGCTCCCTCTCGCGCCCGCGCCACGGACGCGGCCCCTGCCGGCCGGCGGCGACAGCGCCCCGGCCGGGCCGCGCGGCGGCGTCCTCACCGCCGAGTGA